The region CCCCTGAGGTTGCGATAGCAAAAGCCGCGTAGAGATCGCTACCCCCAAAACCGCTCACAGGCCGGTAGCTGGAGGGCGGCACAAACACAAATCCACTAGCCCCATTTGGGCTCGCGTACAAGGCCCCCCCACTCGAGGGGGTGTAGCCCGCTGGCGGGGACGGCGGGGTGACTGAAACAGGGGCGAGCTGGTCCGCAGTAGCAAGTGTAACGCTGGTATTGCCCCCGGAGCTCACGCTCACATTTTTGACCACCTTAGCCACTTTGGGGCTGTTGCTCGAGTCGACCAGGGTCACCAGGATATCCCGGTTGCTCCCGGGCTCGAGGTTGGTGGAGAGGCTAACAGAAACAGCTGCAGATGCGCAGGACATACCGTTCACGCACACCTGATCCCCAGCTGCAAGCAAGCCGGCAGCCACACTTACGTTCACCGTGAAAGGAACGGTACTGGGTGGGGTGCTGCTGCACTCCAGCGTTGGATTGGCCAGCTCGCTGGCATCAGCCTGGATCACCTTGACCTCCAGGTTGCTGCATCGCACTGCCACCCCGTACTTGGTATTCCCGCTCAGATTGAAGCTCCCCGTAAGGGTGCCGGTTCCGCTCATGCTCAGGGCCTGCCAGCTTCCCGAGCCCACCTGGTAGGCTGCCGCGTTGAAGTTACCCGCGGGGTCTTTCACGGTCAGGGTGATGGAGCTGGGGGGCGGAGAGGAACTACCTCCACACCCCGCAAGAAGCCCTGCTGCCAGGAGACCTAAAGCGCCTAGAAGCCAACCGTACCTTTTCATCGCCTTCTCCTTTCTGGCTTTCTCTTTAGGAAGCCTGGCCACAGGGTAGCTAGGGGGGGCTTAACCGGGCCTTAATGGGGTCTGAAAAAAACCAGGCCCCTGGGAAACCGGGGGCCTGGGGGGATCGCCTTTAGGGTTTGACCGAAAGGTCCACCATCCCCTTCCCGACCTCCTGGGGGGGGAAGGGGATGGGCTTGGCGTGCTGCTCCAGGTTCTGTTGCAACTGGGCCGGGGTGAGGTTGGGCTGGGCCGAAAGCCACAGGGCCATGGCCCCGGCCACCAGGGGGGTGGCAAAGGAGGTGCCGGTGCAGCTCCCCATACCGCCCCCTGGGGTGGTGCACTCCAAGGCGGTGCCGGGGGCGGCCAGGTCCACATAGGTCCCTCGGGTGCTATAGGGGGCGGGTTTGAGGCCGGAGGGGCTTTGCTCCAAGGCCGCCACCGCCACCAGCCCCGGCAGGTCCAAGGCCGCGGGGTAGTGGGCCGGACTGCCCTGGTTGCCCTGGTTCCCCGCGGCGGCGGCCACCGGGATGCCCTGGCCTAGGGCGGCCTGGAGGGCGATCTTGAGGGCCTCCACCGGGGTGTCCCCCCCCAGGCTCAGGCTCAGCACGGTGGGCCCCGAGCGGTGTTGCAACACCCAGCACACCCCCCGCACCACCCGGCTGGCGCGGCAGACGCCCGAAGCGTCGCAGACCCGTACCGGGACGATCTGGGCATCCGGGGCTACCTCCTTCACCAGGCCTGCCGCCCCGGTGCCGTGCCCCCCGGGGAAGGCGTCCTGGGGGGCGGCGTCCTCCTCCACGAAGTCGTAGCCGGGTAGCTGGGGGATGGCCGGATCCACCCCGGTGTCCAGGACCGCTACCCGCACCCCACCCCCGCGCCGGCCCCGGTTGTGGGCTAGGGGCGCGCCAATGGCCTCACCCCCCCAGCTGGAAAGGCTCCACAGGCTCTCCGGGTCGGCCTTGTAGCTGGGGTCCTGGGCCTCTAGCTCCGCCAGGGCCTGGCCCAGGGCCTCACCCGCATACCCCAGCTCGGCCAGGGTGAAGCCGCAGGAGGCCAGATCGCTTTTACGTTCCAGGGTGAAGCCCGAGGGAAGCCTGGGGGTCTGGTTCAGGGGTAGCCGCAGGAGTATACGCTGGCGGTCTACCTGGCCCAACACCCCCAGGGTGGCCCGGACCTCCTGCCCCCCGGCCACCACCCGCACCACCTGGGGGCCACCGGAGACATTCGGCACCTGGAAGCGCAGGGTGTTTCCCTCACGCGCCGTCACCGTGGCGATGGCCCCGCCCACAAAGACCTGAGCTCCCTCCGAGCCCATCCCGCTGAGCCGGGCCACCACCTCCTCCCCCAGGGCGGCCCGGGTGGGGGAGAGGGTCAGGCTGGGGCCTGAGGGCGCACAGGCCGAAACCACCAACAAGGCTAACCAAAACCATCTGCGCATGGGACACCTCATCGCTGCAAAGGACGCTGTAGCCGCTTAGGTCAAGCAGTCGGGTCGGCATGGCTACGGTAAGGTGACGGTGCCGCCGCCGACAGTGTAGTTGGTGATCTGGGCTGTGGCTTCCTGGGCGTAATCCCCTGCACTGAGGAGACCTGGGTTGCTGGGATCGAGGGAAAGCAGGGGGGTATTGCTGAGCAGGGCGGATACGCTAAAAGAACCGCTACCCGACGGTGGCGTGTACCCCAGTAGGCCGGTGGCGGAAAGGTCGGGTAGGGTGTAGCTGGGGCCGCTTAGCCAGCCTTTGCTCACGGTGGCGGTGTAGTAGATCTGGGCAGGTATCTGTAAGTACATCTGGTAGCCGCGCAGGTCAGAATCGGTGCGGGAAAGGCCGCTCACGATTGGATGGGCTTGCTGGCTTACGCTCAGGCTTCCTGTGGGCCAGGGCGCGGGCAGGCTCAGGCTAGGGGTGCTGGTGAAGAGTTGGCTATGGGTCAGAAAGCCGGTAGATCCGGTGGAAGCATTGACTTCCGCGTAATAGAGGTCGCCGCTTGCATACCCGCTCACCGGACGGTAGGCGCTAGGGGGGATAGAGACATCTGCGAAGCTGCCGCCGGTGGCTCGGTAGAGGATGGCCACGCTGGGAGGAGCGTAGCCTGAGGGCGAGGTAGGGAGGGTGAAGGAGACCGGTGGCAGCTGGTCCGATAAGGTGAGGCTAGCAGAGGTATTTCCCCCGTTAGTGACATTCACGTTGCGCACTACCTTGGCAGCTTTGACGCTGGTGAAGCTGCTGTCGCGCAGGGTCAGCACAAGATCCTGGGGGCCGCTTTGGAGCGTGGGACTTAGGGTGACTGAGGTCGCGGCGGGCTGGCAAGAAGCACCGTTCAGACAGACCCAATCCCCCGGAGAGAACAGGGCCGGAGCTACAGCCACAGTGACGCTAAAGGAAACTGGGGATGGGGTTGTTTGGCTGCAGGTCACCTTGGGGTTGGATAGTTCGACGCTGGTGGCCTGGATGACCTTGACCTTCAGGCCGCCGCACCGTACCGCCACCCCGTATTTGCTCTGGCTGCCCAGGCTGAAGGTGCCAGTCTTGGTGACGGTGCCGCTCATGTTGAGGGATTGCCAGCTCCCGGAGCCCACCTGATAAGCAGCTGCGTTGAAGCTCCCCATTGGGTCTTCCACGGTGAGGGTGATGCTACTGGGGGGTGGGGGTGTACCCCCGCCACAGGCAGCCAGGAAGAAGGCCAGCAGGCCGGAGAGGATCGCGTACGTTTTCATTCTTCACCTCCAAGGGGAAAGGTAGCGGAGGGGGTCTTAACTGGGTCTGAACGCCTCGAGCCGGCTCCGGTAACGCTCGGCCAGCACGGTGTAGCGCGCTTCCTCCAAAAGGGCGATGGCCTCTTCTAAGCTGGCCCGCTCGCCGGTGAGTTCGGCCAGGTTGGCCAGCACTGCCGCGGTCAGCACCCACTCCTGGCCCGCCTTGGCCAGGCGTAAGGCCTCCTGGTAGGCCGCCTTGGCCTCCGCCAGCCGCCCCTGGCGGTGGTAGAGGGCTCCCAGGTTGTTCCAGGCCCGCCCCATGGCCTCGAGGTTGCCCTCGGCCAGGGCCAGCGACTCCCGGTACAGCCGCTCGGCCTCGGCGGGCTGACCCTGGCGCTCCTTGATCACCCCCAGGTTGAGGAAAAGCCGTGCCCGCAGCCCCTCCCGCTCTCCGACGGCCTCGAGCACCTCGGCAAACGCCCCTTCTCCCTGGCCCAGCTCGGCCATCGCCACCGCCCGGTTGCCCAAAGCCCCCAGGTGGCGCACCTCCTCCCCGGCCATCAGAAAGCGCACCGCTGCGCGGCTAAAGGCCTCGGCGGCCTCCTGGAAGCGGCCCTGGCCCAAAAGCATCATGCCCTGCAGGTTGAGGGACTCAGCCTGGGCGTATACCCCTCCACCGGCAGCCCGTTCCGCCTCGGCCCGGGCCTCGGCAAACTGCCCCAGGCGCAAAAGCACACTCCCGCGCAGGGCGCTTTTCTCGGGGCTATCGGGCAGCTCGTCCAGCATCTCCAGGGCTTCCCTGTACCGGCCCAGCCGCTCCAAAGCCCGCGCCCGCAAGAGCAGGAGTTCCGCGTCGGGGGCCAGCTCCGCGAGCAGGGCTAGCGCTTCCTGGGGCCGCTCTTCCGCCTGGGCCCTGGCCAGGCGCAGCAGGGCACTGCGTCCGCGGGGCAGGTCGGAGGCTTCCCAGTGCGCGCGGGCCAGCTGGTACAGGGGAGCAGCCTCCCCAAGGGGAAGCTTGCGGGCCAGTTCCAAAGCCACCCTGCGGCCCTCCACCGAAAGGGGCACCGCCAGCTTGGGCTGGCCCTGGGTGTCGAGCAGCCCGCGTCCGATGAGAAAATCCAGGGCCTCCGCGCCCAGACCCAGAAGCTCCACCGCGCGGGTCAGCCCCACCAGCTGCACGGCGAAAAAAGTCCGCTGCACCTCCGGTGCGAAGACTGCTAGCTCCGGCTCAGCCTCTATCACGTCAGCCACACCTGGCAGGGCGCGGGCCTGCTGCACAAGGTCTCTAGCCTCTTCGGCCCAGCCCAGGCCAAAAAGCGCCTCGGCCTGCCGCACATGGGCCGCCCACAGCGCTTGGGCTAGGGCCTCGCGCTTGGCCCAGACCCACTCCTCCAGCTCTACCGGTAGCCCGTCGTCGGCCCCCTCCAGGAATCGGCCCTGGTAGAGGCGGCGGGCTTCCGAAAGCTGCCCCCGTGCAAGGGCGCTTTGTAGCTCGAGGGCGTCACAGGCCACCTCGGCCCGCAGCACCTCCTCGCCTTCTAGCCGCACACCCGCCGTGCGAAGCTGGGTCAGGGCCACCGAGAGGCTGTTGAGGCCGTCGCTGGCCCCCGGCCAGAACAGCTCGGCCAGGTGGCGCCTCGAACGGGGGCCCTCCAAAGTCAGATAAACCAGCAGCAACAAGGGCTTCTTCTTACGGAAAGGAGTTTCCGGCCCCTCCAGCGACAACTCCCCCAACGTGCGCAGCATAGCTTCGGTTTTAGAGTCTAACCGATGGCCCGGAAAAAAGTAGTGCCATGTGGACCACGGCGTTCGCTAGAGCCGGTCTTGCAGCCAGTCCGGGGTGATTTTGAGAAAGAAGCTATTGAGAACGGAATAGGTTCCGGTGAGCAGCAGCAAGCCCACCACCACCAGCACGGCCCCTGCCGCGAGTTCCGCCCCGTGCGAGAAGCGGGCCATACGGCGCAGCCAGGGCCGCATCCGGTCGGTGAAGGCAGCCACCAGGAGGAACGGCAGCGCCAGCCCCAGGATGTAGGCCAGGAGCAGCCCTACCCCTCCACCCGCGGCCGTAAGGGTGAGGATGCCGCCCAGCACTGGGCCGATACAGGGGGTCCAGCCCAGCCCCAGCACGGTTCCGAGGACAAAGGCCCCCCAAGGACGGGTGGTGTCACCGCCATAGCGGAGGCTTACCCCCCAGCGCGGCCTGAGGCCCAGCATGTAGGCCCCCAGCAGGACCATGAACCCCCCTCCTACCCGGCTCAGCACCTCGCGGTAGTCAAACAGCAGGCTTCCCAACAGGGTGAAGGGGAGTCCCAGCGCGAGGAAGACCGCCGAGAAGCCCATCACGAAAAAACCGGCGTTGACAAGCGGGCGACCCCGCTCGCCCCCCAGGTAGAGCAAATAGGTAGGCACCAGCGGCAAGACACAGGGCGATAGAAACGAAAGCAACCCCGCGAGGAAGGCGATGGGCAGGCTCAGGGTCATGGGCGTACCTAAGGCAGTTTGAGCCAGGGGAAGCGTTTGTGGGTTTCGGGGTCCAGCTGCAACAGGGCTCGAGCCGGCATCGCCACCTTGGGCAGGGTCTGGGCGTTCATCGGCTGGCTGCCATCGGTGATGCCGTTTTGGTAGAGCAGCCAGGCCACCAGGGCATATACCTCGTCTGCGCTCAGGCTGCCCGCATTCCCGTAGGGCATGGCCCGGCGGATGTAGTCGAAGAGGGTGGTGGGGTACTGCCAGTAGTTGCCGATGGCGAACTGGCTGGACTCGGTCTCGGGGGTGATGGGGAAAGGCTCCGCCACCAGGCGGTTAAAAGGGTAACCCTCCCCGCTTTTCCCGTGACAGCTGGCGCAGCGCTCCGCGTAAATCCTGGCCCCTTCCTCCACTCCCCCCTGGCCGGGGGGAAGGCCGCGGCCATCCGGCAACACCGCCGGGCGCAGGTCGTACTGGCCCACCTGCTCCGGGGTGAGGGGGGTGCCCAAGTGGTAGCGGGCGGCCATGGCCAGGCCCAGGGCCAGCAGACCTACCAGAAGCCGCTTATACATCGAACACCTCCCCGCCGCAGCCGCCCGCCGGGCGCTGCGCAACCCCACCCAGGGGGCGGTCCCCGTTCGTCACCCGGCCGTCGGGGGTGATCCGCCAGGCCTGGATGGCGTTGTAGTGGTAGCGGTTGTTCCTTCCCCACTTCCGGAAGAACTCCTCCCGGGTGGGCTGGGTGTTCCCCCCCTCGTCCCAGGCCCGGCTCCACAGCACCACCTCCCGGCCGTCCCAGTACCACGGCAGCTTGAAGCGCACAAAGGCGTGTCGCTCCACCGGGGGCTCGAGATCGGCCTGGCGCCAGCTGCGCCCCTCGTCGAAGGAGACCTCCACCTTGCGGATGCGGCCATACCCGCTCCAGGCCAGGCCCCGGATCTCGTGGAATCCGGGCTGGATGCGCTGTAGCCCGGAGGGGTAGGTGATGATGGACTCGGGGTCCATGATCCAGGTGAAAGCCAGGAGCTTTCCGTCGGCCATGACGTCGGTGTACTCGCTGGTCTCGTCCTTGCTCATGGTGGGCAGGTCGGTGACCAGGATGCGCCTTAGCCACTTCACCTGGATGCTCCCCTCCCACCCCGGCACCACCAGCCGCACCGGATAGCCCTGCTCGGGGCGCAGCGCCTCTCCGTTTTGCGCGTAGGCCACCAATACGTCCTCCATGGCCTTGTCCAGGGGCAGGCTGCGGGTGTAGGCCACCGCGTCCACGCCTTCGGGGATGAGCCAGCGGGCCTCGGGTCGGAGCCCTGCTTCCTTCAGCAGCAGGGCTAGGGGTACCCCGGTCCAACTGGCGTTGGAGGCCAGCCCCCGGCTGCGGGTAGCGGTGAGGTTGGGGTCGGGGGGGTTGCGGTAGCCGTTTTGCCCGTTGCCCGCGCACTCGATGAAGTAGGTGCGGGTCACCGAAGGAAAGCGCCGGAGCTCTTCTAAGGTGAATACCAGGGGAGTTTCCACCAGGCCGTGAATCACCAACCGGTAGCTCTGGGGATCCA is a window of Allomeiothermus silvanus DSM 9946 DNA encoding:
- a CDS encoding S8 family serine peptidase — translated: MRRWFWLALLVVSACAPSGPSLTLSPTRAALGEEVVARLSGMGSEGAQVFVGGAIATVTAREGNTLRFQVPNVSGGPQVVRVVAGGQEVRATLGVLGQVDRQRILLRLPLNQTPRLPSGFTLERKSDLASCGFTLAELGYAGEALGQALAELEAQDPSYKADPESLWSLSSWGGEAIGAPLAHNRGRRGGGVRVAVLDTGVDPAIPQLPGYDFVEEDAAPQDAFPGGHGTGAAGLVKEVAPDAQIVPVRVCDASGVCRASRVVRGVCWVLQHRSGPTVLSLSLGGDTPVEALKIALQAALGQGIPVAAAAGNQGNQGSPAHYPAALDLPGLVAVAALEQSPSGLKPAPYSTRGTYVDLAAPGTALECTTPGGGMGSCTGTSFATPLVAGAMALWLSAQPNLTPAQLQQNLEQHAKPIPFPPQEVGKGMVDLSVKP
- a CDS encoding tetratricopeptide repeat protein — encoded protein: MLRTLGELSLEGPETPFRKKKPLLLLVYLTLEGPRSRRHLAELFWPGASDGLNSLSVALTQLRTAGVRLEGEEVLRAEVACDALELQSALARGQLSEARRLYQGRFLEGADDGLPVELEEWVWAKREALAQALWAAHVRQAEALFGLGWAEEARDLVQQARALPGVADVIEAEPELAVFAPEVQRTFFAVQLVGLTRAVELLGLGAEALDFLIGRGLLDTQGQPKLAVPLSVEGRRVALELARKLPLGEAAPLYQLARAHWEASDLPRGRSALLRLARAQAEERPQEALALLAELAPDAELLLLRARALERLGRYREALEMLDELPDSPEKSALRGSVLLRLGQFAEARAEAERAAGGGVYAQAESLNLQGMMLLGQGRFQEAAEAFSRAAVRFLMAGEEVRHLGALGNRAVAMAELGQGEGAFAEVLEAVGEREGLRARLFLNLGVIKERQGQPAEAERLYRESLALAEGNLEAMGRAWNNLGALYHRQGRLAEAKAAYQEALRLAKAGQEWVLTAAVLANLAELTGERASLEEAIALLEEARYTVLAERYRSRLEAFRPS
- a CDS encoding cytochrome c biogenesis CcdA family protein, translated to MTLSLPIAFLAGLLSFLSPCVLPLVPTYLLYLGGERGRPLVNAGFFVMGFSAVFLALGLPFTLLGSLLFDYREVLSRVGGGFMVLLGAYMLGLRPRWGVSLRYGGDTTRPWGAFVLGTVLGLGWTPCIGPVLGGILTLTAAGGGVGLLLAYILGLALPFLLVAAFTDRMRPWLRRMARFSHGAELAAGAVLVVVGLLLLTGTYSVLNSFFLKITPDWLQDRL
- a CDS encoding c-type cytochrome, whose protein sequence is MYKRLLVGLLALGLAMAARYHLGTPLTPEQVGQYDLRPAVLPDGRGLPPGQGGVEEGARIYAERCASCHGKSGEGYPFNRLVAEPFPITPETESSQFAIGNYWQYPTTLFDYIRRAMPYGNAGSLSADEVYALVAWLLYQNGITDGSQPMNAQTLPKVAMPARALLQLDPETHKRFPWLKLP
- the soxC gene encoding sulfite dehydrogenase, translated to MDRRKFFRLLGGGVLLSPLLKAQAQPKAWEEKTLEPLRTLGSPLSEYGERSPFEAEVVRYISPNLRTRTSGADFTPLERLSGVITPNGLHFERHHGGVPQVDPQSYRLVIHGLVETPLVFTLEELRRFPSVTRTYFIECAGNGQNGYRNPPDPNLTATRSRGLASNASWTGVPLALLLKEAGLRPEARWLIPEGVDAVAYTRSLPLDKAMEDVLVAYAQNGEALRPEQGYPVRLVVPGWEGSIQVKWLRRILVTDLPTMSKDETSEYTDVMADGKLLAFTWIMDPESIITYPSGLQRIQPGFHEIRGLAWSGYGRIRKVEVSFDEGRSWRQADLEPPVERHAFVRFKLPWYWDGREVVLWSRAWDEGGNTQPTREEFFRKWGRNNRYHYNAIQAWRITPDGRVTNGDRPLGGVAQRPAGGCGGEVFDV